The proteins below come from a single Gossypium raimondii isolate GPD5lz chromosome 2, ASM2569854v1, whole genome shotgun sequence genomic window:
- the LOC105789565 gene encoding uncharacterized protein LOC105789565, producing MPVVPPTINLIRLNKPPIDKKRKYEAEEFRATASDDAKRAEFWLDNTIRVFDELSYTPDECLKCSISLLRDSAYYWWNTLVSVVPKERVTWDFFQIGFRKKYISQRFIDQKRKEFLMLKQGRMAISNYECDFVRLSRYARECVAIETAMCKRIEEGLNEDIKLLVGILEIKEFVVLVE from the coding sequence ATGCCTGTGGTACCTCCGACTATCAATCTTATTAGATTGAATAAACCTCCtattgataaaaaaagaaaatacgaaGCTGAAGAATTTAGGGCCACAGCTAGTGATGATGCTAAACGGGCTGAATTCTGGCTCGATAATACCATTCGTGTCTTCGATGAATTATCCTATACTCCTGATGAGTGCTTGAAATGTTCTATATCATTGTTACGGGATTCAGCTTACTATTGGTGGAACACTCTAGTTTCGGTTGTTCCGAAAGAGCGtgttacttgggatttctttcagatAGGATTTCGcaaaaagtatatcagtcagcGATTCATTGATCAAAAACGCAAAGAATTTCTCATGCTAAAGCAGGGTCGTATGGCCATATCTAATTATGAGTGCGATTTTGTGAGACTCAGCCGATATGCCCGAGAGTGTGTTGCTATCGAGACTGCTATGTGTAAAAGAATCGAGGAAGGGCTGAATGAAGACATAAAATTGCTTGTCGGCATACTCGAAATAAAAGAGTTCGTAGTACTCGTCGAGTGA